A genomic segment from Bosea sp. OAE506 encodes:
- a CDS encoding helix-turn-helix domain-containing protein: protein MSQPHGAVRRFATVPTCPVSLNSLFGGQPVETFEPGTAVFWEGDEARHVFEVVEGALRIFRILSDGRRVITGFLYPGDLLGVSLKDQYLYTAEAVTRTKLRRYEHGRFQEEINRSPELRPQLFACLCDEMAAAQDQMVLLARKSAEERVASFLLLIARRLGGDDRQPVIEIPMTRLDMADYLGLTIETVSRTMTRLTNCGVIAPSSRHAMVVRKLGKLAALAGEADAGDKDAAGGRTIQQAVWPN from the coding sequence ATGTCACAGCCGCACGGAGCTGTCAGGCGATTCGCGACGGTTCCGACCTGCCCCGTCAGCCTCAACAGCCTCTTCGGCGGCCAGCCGGTCGAGACCTTCGAGCCCGGTACCGCCGTGTTCTGGGAGGGCGACGAGGCCCGTCACGTTTTCGAAGTCGTGGAAGGCGCCCTGCGCATCTTCCGCATCCTGAGCGATGGCCGCCGCGTCATCACCGGCTTCCTCTATCCCGGCGACCTTCTCGGCGTTTCGCTGAAGGACCAGTATCTCTACACCGCCGAGGCGGTCACCCGGACGAAGCTGCGCCGCTACGAGCATGGCCGCTTCCAGGAGGAGATCAACCGCTCGCCGGAGCTACGGCCGCAGCTTTTTGCCTGCCTCTGCGACGAGATGGCGGCGGCCCAGGACCAGATGGTACTGCTCGCCCGCAAGAGCGCCGAGGAGCGGGTCGCCAGCTTCCTGCTGCTGATCGCGCGGCGCCTGGGCGGGGACGATCGGCAGCCGGTGATCGAGATCCCGATGACGCGTCTCGACATGGCCGATTATCTCGGGCTGACGATCGAGACCGTCTCGCGCACGATGACGCGGCTGACCAATTGCGGGGTGATCGCGCCCAGCAGCCGCCATGCGATGGTGGTGCGCAAGCTCGGCAAGCTCGCTGCGCTTGCGGGCGAGGCCGATGCCGGGGATAAAGACGCCGCCGGCGGCCGCACGATCCAGCAGGCGGTGTGGCCGAACTGA